The sequence tcctaataattactctcatccaattttcccaaattagttccaatcgtgttctttgcTATAAATTTCACTCGCTGTTGGTCTACTCTACCTTCTTCAGCACAAATGATAAGAGAAGTGCTAGTTCGGTGTAATTAAGGCAAGGCTAAACCCTGTACAGGGcccttttggtaattttttgatGTGTTATAAAATTGATCTGAAGGAAGCCTTCATCGTCATAATGTCCTGCTACTTTGCTTTTCAGAAAGTGTAGACATCTTTGTGATTTAGAGCCATTAAAGTAATTTGACCAAGTTAATTGCTTCCATTTTGACTTGTCCTTGAATCTGGCATTTTATATCCAAGGTACGGATGGAGTAAAGGTGATGAGTATGTTTAGGGAAATACTCGTTATATTGACATAACTAAGAGGAATTTTAATACGTCATTTATCCTAAACAGAAGTGTTCTCAAAACCCGCAATTGATATCTTTTACAGATAATTTAGCTATTTAGCACTTTCGCGGCTTACATCAGTTCTAGAGGTGATTCGCATAAATTACGACCGAGGAAGTTTGAAAAGGTACTCCCGGTTGCgaatagtaaaatttgatccataTAAGCCCGAATGTAAAAATAACTTTCCTGAGAAGCTGAAATATTAAATTGGTATTTCAGttcatattttaaaatgattGTAGACGCGCCAAAAATAACACTAAAAAGGAAGCAATTGAGTATGAGTCTTATTCTAAAGTTATTGTATAACTACTCACCTACTAAGCTTTAAACTTTGTAGATTATGGAACATTTAGTCGAAAGTTAAGAAAAATTCTGAATATTTACCATCCTTTGTCACCAAAACTGTTTGCAGTCGTTCAGTTTCACCTCCAGCACTGGCCTCGCAGTAATACACCCCTGGTCTACTGGCTCCCGATGGTAAATTCAGTCTTCTAGCAAATCCGTACACATTTCTGTAAGTAACGCCTTCTGGTAGGTCGTCTCCTgtccctgtgtcaataactctGCCATACTGAAACTTCGAACCTACAGTTTTCCTACTAGTACCCGCTGAATATCCTCCGATGAATGTTGACCCAGATAAACTCGGCGTCGCTTGTAAACTGAAGAATGATATGTCCAGCCTGGCAGCTTAGTGAGTAATATAAATCACAGTATTAATGAGCAATATCGataaattttaatatataaATGTCAATAGTCTACATGAAAAATACAGTGTATTATTTAAAATGTAGTGtattattatttcattgatATGTCGAGGAGAAGCTGGAGAATTCATGAGGCAAAACGTATAGGGTTATAGACTTTCGGAGAGTGAATATCTTTTGATTCTCTGCTAATCGACAATTAACTTGCTTAAAGTCATTCTAAAGCGTTTAGAGAAAATGAAGTCCCGTCGCCTTTTCTTGTTAAatcaaaactttaatatttccCACACACTGAAAACCAGTAGGGCCAGTAGGGGCCAATtagatttcaaatattggtgatattggtgatttgaaataaatttcaaatattggtgatTTTACGGAAATAACCTCTGCACTCTACTGTAATCCCTGTCGTTTGTGTTCTGATTATGAAGAGGATATGCTAAATATTTCCGTTGCAAAACATGACAGAACTGAGAACTTTCATTTCAGACATGTATAAACCTTAAAAGTGCAAGTAAATTATCTACCCCGACCAGGTTTCATTTTTTAAACTGTAACAAATCTTATATCAGGTATAATTAATTCTCATGCCTGAATTATTGTTCTTCTAAAACAATAAGGGAAAGAGAAGACTTAAAAAAGGCAAGTGTGAGAAAGAATCGAAGCGTTAGTGAATTCATTATGATACACTCagaatagactttaatatcgcGATGGAGCAAATACACTAGTTATCAATAAAAACAGACACAGTAAAGCATGCTTTGGTATGGTTCCGTAGCCCTGCCACTCGCTGGCTGGTGGTTGTATAGGCCCCACTCCCCATACAACCATGCACCTGACAGAAAGTGGTAggagccctgccactcccttGCTGGTGGTTGTATGGGCAGACACTGTATGTGGTAATAAATCTCCTATCGATCTATCATCTTCAGCCTGTACAACCAGAAATGGCGAAAAGAATTACTCCAACACTGATCAAAAAGTCATTGCAAAATCAAAACCGGTTGAACAGTTGACAGGAaattatgtataggataaagccgagtacgagggctcttctggtatataaagtccaacccaacgataaaatgtcgaggccgcaggcctcgacattttatcgtagggttggactttatataccagaagagcccgagtacgagggttttatccgacttaaaaactatcgcccctaactgatatatttcgttttcaatgtgtttacgtcaaccgtcccctttgtcaatgtaacatgtttaggatatgaattaaaactttatttgtgaaatagccttccaatgtaatggaacatcctataaatgccctaggtcacattatataaatgccctagggcacagcagattttgtgttgcagcttgtttccgctgtgttaccaaatttgaatattaaaacgtaccagatgtctacagaatatgacatgttcacttttgattggacagtactttactacggcgctgtcattcgtttctggactttggtgaccaaggctttacgagtacataaaacaccctgaattgagcactctgattggtcaatcaacagtagatagtttttatgcTCTATTGCAGGGACCTAACTCGACTGATCGAGAAAACACTGTAAGTACAACTGCCCCTACAGTAGACATACCATCGACGCCTTCACTACAAGCTGCTTACTCGGATACGTAGGAAATTCCGACAGATAGTGACCCAATGCCTGTCTCATTGCTGCACGTCTCCGATGATTTGTCTGCATGCCAATGCTTTGCTGTGATTCGTCAGTTTAAGTCAGTGTTTTCCGCAAACATGGTGTCCGGTCAAGCGATTCcttatttattttgtatagCAATGATGGCAAACATTGTCACAAATAAGCCATCAGTAAGTTGGCAAATACAAGAAAACAACGTGTTATCATCATAGGGAGGGGATAAAAGAAGAGAAATCCCTCTACAATCTATATGCatcctttcaatttttttaagacATGGTATTGACAGATTTATGCTCAGGTCCTGAGGCCAGAACCTCAAAGATGTAAAACCATTACACACAAAATGCATGTTGACCGACTTTCCTTTCATCATCCACATTGCTAACATTCGTGACTGTGTGACGCCAGATCTACAGGATATTCCCATGACCCTTGACCTGGGGAATTATCAAATGAAAATCCAAGTTTATCATGTGTACCTGGTCACTCACAATGCCGCAGGGTAACAACGGGGTGCTCTTGTCCTCGACGCAGAATTGTATTTGTTTAGTATTGGCATTCAAATTTGAATAACAATCTTTTCATTCTGATCAGATGCAAATTACATGCAATGAATGAGATGATAGATATAtttcaatacaatattttgtaaaattacatGACTTTGTTCTCATCAGTACTgacttaaatttttgtaaatatggAAAGAAATGCCTGGTAACGATTATGTTATTGAAGGTTTCATAAATTGATAATGTTTTGAGGAACCATGTCAGTGTCTAGGTGAAGTGGCGGTCATGCTTACattaaaacaatattcaaataaaacagaatCCAATGAATTCAGGAGTACcataaagtaaatattttgcCGTCAATTTCATCGTATTTACGTCCAAAGCATACTCTGTTTGAAGTTGCACTCACTTTTTCAGtttgctttcagtaattttaaaaaaatctcttTATCTTATACACCGCAATGTCATTCTGTAGAATTATCTTACTTTCACATTATTCTTGGAtatctgccaattttttttcacataagGAATCGACTTTCTCTTTGATTGCCTACCAATTATGACTATATAGTGTTGTGCCACTATGTAAATGTACTAATTTTTCTATTCAGTGTGAACCTAATGAATGTAACATGTGTGTTGCTGAAACGTTGGTGTGAAATAAGGCCTTTTGAAGACTTGAGACAGGTCGATCTGTGTTTAACTAAAACAATTCTTCAGTGTCATAGGTCAGTATCGTTCATGCGGCGTTTTTATTGAGAAACATCTTGGCTGTGAGATGCACTTTCCGTATCTCTCAGTTTGGAAATTATATCTCGTTATACAAAAGCAAGAACACCATACATCTACCATCCTCTATACACATTTCTCTTCTTTAAACTGAATCAAGTAAACTATACGTAGTTACCTATTTCCACTTGATGTGTAAATGCCGATAAAAATGAAAGGTAAGTACAAACATCAACCTTGAAGGTTTAAACTTACACTTTTGTCTTTGTCATTTCTACGAATCATACTACCTACAGCGTCTGGTCATTCCACGTTTCCTTTTCCTTAAGTTTAGATCGATTCAAAGAACGGAACTACTTTAATACTTGATTACCTTTCATTTTGTGACATTGACAAAGCAAGGAAACTGTGCATGCCTGCACTCTCTAAATATTGTAAGTTGTTTGAATACCTCATACGTGCCAATGATTTCCTAAAACACGTCGTTTCACTTAATCCTTGAATTAGCACGTTATGTTTTATCATACAAGAAACAATTTTGAAACTATAAGTAACACTCGGTCTGTTTCCTCTGACATCGACACCCTGACACCTCGATTTTGTATGCGGCCTTCTTCTTGTCAAAATAATAGAGATTTCAAATCACAGCTCGTGCGGTTTTGActattagtccagtcaatctaagccaaaaaaggggttaaacctaggactaattgcaacagaaattatttcttcaccatgcattttggaaaggtcctagaaataacatactaaaagtataataaaatctaaggggtgcaacagtgcctaatttgcataaatgtaaagggggctcatgggtataaaattctcgctgatagatggtttctacttaaaatatgtggctaaacatgattttgatacaggtgttttggcttatttgcctccttttggtctaggcaatgttgttgaaaatattttgtcgtcatacgaaatattcctcatttgcataaatcaaatatggccgccacaacacttcacttttcttagttattctcgaattaataactatttttaagctactactgacagcaatacaataatattttcacattgtattttagataagtcctagaataacatacaAAAAgctagtacaatctagaattgtaaacagcgcctaatttgcatagatgtaaaaagattatgggtacgaacttagtgctgatagaatatttctgctaaaaataattggctaaacatgatatgttatgcaggttttttggcttatttgccttgttttttgtttaggtaatgttgagAAAATATCTAGTCGTCATAGATAtatacctaatttgcataaatccaatatggccgccacaaccttcacttttctttgtatttttcccaattaataactatttttatgctacttctgacagcaatagaattatttatccgctgtgtatttcagagaagtcctacaatgacatactaaaagcctcgtacaatctagaaatgtgacaatctagaaatgttaacaatgcctaatttgcgtacatgtaaaaagattatggttacaaactaggtgctgatagaatgttgctactaaaaatattcggctaaacatgatatatgccgGTTTTGGGATTaattgccttgtttttggttcaggcaatgttgattaaaatattttgtcgtcatagaaatattcctcactTGCATAaagccaatatggccgccacaacacttcacttttctttgtatgtccctaattaataactatataAGATACTTcagacagcaatagaattaatctttctttgtgtattttagagaggtcctagaatgacatactaaaagtccaatacaatctaagaggtataacattacctaatttgtatagatataaacggataatgggagcaatacattcactgataaaagaaatatgcatattgaattgagaaaaatgcgacattatgttcaagtaatgtatgcatttatcttaatttttgtccaggcaatattttgaatacattttatcggtgagaaatattcctaatttgcctaaatcaagtatggctgccactgcatttcacttaaaattatctttaatctacacaacaagtagttttCCACTCTGTATGGAATgtatagaatgacaaacaaaatgactattaagaggggagacagtgcataatttgaataaatataaaacttagaaaagggaacaaaatcgttgctgttaatagatttcttaaaaatatactCAGCAAATTGattcaagcaatttgattatttaatgtactttttgtgtttgtaggcaatgcataaatcatttaagattcctcattttacataactgcaatgtgcccctcataacactttacttttccctttttgaCCTATAggataaatgactatatataatgttaaaaaaacaacggagatcattagaactaaatTTTAATAGGGTCATGGAAGTTACATATCGCAAATTTAAAGGCCCGTGTTGGCCAcagattttctcatcagaaaatttacccaccagattacaatttcaatagaaaacaaaaggctattacacctcaatcattctcttacagactagaacaaaggcgatcccagggatcgcgaaaagtgcatttaatgaagttgtgcataagacagctaatttacccaaatgctaaatgggtcatagatgctatacaaacctggtgctgaaaactatttacgaaagtgatttaagagataagctgacattgtaatgactatgtaacatcattttttgtttttagttcagggaatgttttcaaatatatcttacagcgataaaaaaattcttatttgcatttgtccaataagtcaaccatgttttctaattggaacatgaattatttcttcaccttaaatacttaaaaggtccaagaaaggtatattcaaagtctaatacaatctacattgtgcaaagggctaattttaaaagattttataggaaatgcctacactgtattaaatgtaataattgaaacttgaaatgttttacaatatcgtaaagagagattggaagtttttactaacattgctaatatattttacctatttttgaacgattcctcatgtgcataaatcctaCATGATgaccattaaaataattttctttaatttttcaaattgacgtcaacttattttaattaattatgttatcagtaaaatgagaagttacattaagagacactacttgttaaagttatttaatactttaaattcttcctatcgaaagatgtccattttagaacttgaatgaacattttgctcagtacaaagaatTGACATGGttaattattttctgtgtattttaactcattgtaatgattatatactaatagggcctacagaatgaaaagccctgtagaaataaacaatgattgattcgtatagttcaGTTCAATTATCTAgcgaatttgcataatgtcaatttCGAAtttcttaatgcataccaaaatgcttggccaaataaccaacactttgtactaagcgaggctgaagaaaatttgtgtttcagctctattttctttt comes from Ptychodera flava strain L36383 chromosome 8, AS_Pfla_20210202, whole genome shotgun sequence and encodes:
- the LOC139137986 gene encoding uncharacterized protein yields the protein MVKMSVLHLLCVFLPVTLTAARLDISFFSLQATPSLSGSTFIGGYSAGTSRKTVGSKFQYGRVIDTGTGDDLPEGVTYRNVYGFARRLNLPSGASRPGVYYCEASAGGETERLQTVLVTKDAEIKPERQTVTVGWGDDVTLTMMTSLNEASLKLRYNGTEKPEWKGHYSIQRASCKV